In Plasmodium vivax scf_6777 genomic scaffold, whole genome shotgun sequence, the DNA window agataagcaaaaaatatagtgctgatgataaaattaataacaaaCAAGTTAGTGATAAACTTTTTGATTTAGTGGCAACAACCATTTTGAAATCTCCTAATTTGGAACCTTGTCGATGTTATGAATCTGGGACACCGAGTATttggaaagaagaaaaagatttgcacgattattttaaaaattacaaggATATTAATTGCACTAATTCTGATAAGACCACGtgtgaaaaatatgtgcGTTATGTTACTTATATtgataaattatttcaaaataagGAAGATACCTGCTGTTATGACGAGGATGTGGAATCTTTTTGTGAACATTATATCaattgtaataataaatatagaCCTGATGGTTTATTAACTAAATTACAAACAGAGCTCAAGGCATTGGATGCAAAAGTAAAGGAAGTACCTAAAGCGGTGGGAGGGGAAGATGCACCAGGTGCGGTGGTAGAAAATAAAGCGGCAGGAAGTGATGGGCCAGGAAGTGAAAAGAAAGCACCGGGAATTGCaggagctgaagaagcgaaaCAACTACCGGCAAAACCCGTAGCGGCAAAACCTGTAGGGGAAGATCCTCCAGCGGCAGAACCCCTAGCGGCAAAACCTGCAGCGGCAAAACCTGTAGCGGCAGAATCTGGTGGGTTACCCCCTGAAGTTGCAAAACCTCCAGCGACAGTATCTGGAGGGACCGAATCTGGAGGGACCGAATCTGGAGGGGGAAAGCCTGCAGAGGTAAAACCAGAAGTTGTAAAACAAGAAACGGTCGGACCTGCAGAACAGGaagcaccaccaccaccacctgCGCCACGAGAAACTGTGCAACAACAACCTGCACCTCTAGAACCTAAAGAATCAttagatgaagaagaagtagcTGAAGTTACTGAAGATGGAGTGGATGAAGTAGATGAAGTagctgaagagggagaacCAGGACAGCTAgaaggtgaagcggcagtCATTTTGCAAGATACAGCAACCTTTAGTGCCCCATCACTAGAGGACTCTGGAGCAGCTGTTCATGCAGCACCATATTATACTCCTGAGCTTGCAGGTAACGGAGCTCCTCTGACCAATTCTGAAGCCCCGAGTACTTTAAGAACTACACATGAAGAGTTAGATTCAAACTTTTTTCGCAACGTTATCATGGCCATTGCAGTACTTGGAACaatttgcttccttttctactATAACAGGGTAATTGAACATTATACTTTTTGACATATGAATATTGTGTTCTCagctatattttatttttattttatctccatttttaccattttactacatttttacacCATTTATTTTCGCTTCTGTATTAGTCTTCCCGATTGGAACCAAATtctcggaaaaaaaaaaagaaaaagggaaagatatTTGAACATAATTACTACGAAGAGTACGAAAAGGAGTTAGAAATGTATGGATCTGAGGAAACGTTTATAGATTCTGAAACGGATCGATTATACTTGAATTACCACCCTGATCAAGACTCTTACTACTAATTAGATGTTTTTAAGATGAAACTGTTTGGAGCGAGCACGTGGGGTAGAGGGGAAAGTACCAACATAGTACGAGTatctatttttaataataaatggaGATAATGAAATGGGAGAGATAAACAAGTTAACGTTATATAATGTgttacaaaaatgtacattttgttATAATCCTTAAGGCGTTTATCTATAATGCGTAATATGTcacattaattattattgaCAAAACGTGACACACTGTATAGACCAATATAGagttaattatttataaatgttgGAATTATAGTTTGGGTGTGTATGAGAAAGACTGCTTCAGTAGCAGTGTGCTACATACCAGAATTATGTACTCTTATATTTCCATAAACtctgtaaaaatggaaaataaggAATGATATATGATAGGGGCGTCCCCCCAGTGCTATGCATTATCTAAAtgttgtttaaaaaaaatatgtgtagAAATATATTAGAGAGTACTACTTAATTTGCAAGGTCACATAAGACAATATGTTTGAATATTTCTATATGGATAAATAACAAAGCAATTGTTTTTACGACCCTTTGCACACACCTCtctatatttcatttttaataattaaaacttttgatttgttttatttgtttagttatattttagtagcattttttttt includes these proteins:
- a CDS encoding variable surface protein Vir12-like (encoded by transcript PVX_077695A), which encodes MEKALLSLQSKRNAVIAIEYKKLDDLDIKDYSDNYCEKDLGSPKKEDKELCNKVSKHLKRLSGISNNDDRKHGCFYFQYWFYDQISKKYSADDKINNKQVSDKLFDLVATTILKSPNLEPCRCYESGTPSIWKEEKDLHDYFKNYKDINCTNSDKTTCEKYVRYVTYIDKLFQNKEDTCCYDEDVESFCEHYINCNNKYRPDGLLTKLQTELKALDAKVKEVPKAVGGEDAPGAVVENKAAGSDGPGSEKKAPGIAGAEEAKQLPAKPVAAKPVGEDPPAAEPLAAKPAAAKPVAAESGGLPPEVAKPPATVSGGTESGGTESGGGKPAEVKPEVVKQETVGPAEQEAPPPPPAPRETVQQQPAPLEPKESLDEEEVAEVTEDGVDEVDEVAEEGEPGQLEGEAAVILQDTATFSAPSLEDSGAAVHAAPYYTPELAGNGAPLTNSEAPSTLRTTHEELDSNFFRNVIMAIAVLGTICFLFYYNRSSRLEPNSRKKKKKKGKIFEHNYYEEYEKELEMYGSEETFIDSETDRLYLNYHPDQDSYY